TTGGCTATCGGTCTTGACCGTTTTGTGATGCTCTTAGCAGGAGAAGAAAATATCCGTGAAGTCATTGCCTTTCCTAAGAATAACAAGGCAACCGACCCAATGACACAAGCTCCTTCAACAGTCGCTTTCAAACAACTAGAGGAACTCAGCTTACAAGTAGAAGAAGATGAAACAAGCAAAACGAATTAAGCGGTGGCGCTATTATCTGCGCCGCTTTGCTTATCAGATAAAAATTTTACGTGTCTTACAAAGCATCTCTAAGGAAAAATATGATGAGAAGATATCAGCCTCTCTGGTTTATGGCTTTTTGTCAGCAGTAGCAGTCAATTTCTTTTTTCAACCAGGACACGTTTACTCCAGTGGGGCGACGGGTCTGGCACAGATTATCTCTGCCTTGAGTAATCACTGGTTTGGTTTTTACATTCCGATATCGCTAACCTTTTATGCTATCAATTTTCCGTTGATGATTTTGGCTTGGTATCAGATTGGGCATAAGTTTACAATCTTTACCTTTATCACAGTATCCATGAGTTCCCTCTTTATCCAGCTTGTGCCAGTTGTGACCTTGACAGAGGATCCCATTATCAATGCCCTTTTTGGGGGTGTTGTCATGGGCTTGGGGATTGGTTTTGCGCTCCGTAACAATATTTCTAGCGGAGGTACAGATATCGTTAGTCTGACCATTCGAAAGAAAACAGGGAGAAATGTCGGTAGTATTTCTTTCTTAGTGAATGGGACGATTATGCTGATAGCAGGTTTGACCTTTGGTTGGAAATACGCTCTCTACTCCATGATTACCATCTTTGTCTCCAGTCGTGTGACAGACGCGGTCTTTACCAAGCAAAAACGCATGCAGGCCATGATTGTGACCAATAATCCTGATAAAGTAATTGCAAAAATCCATAAAAAATTGCACCGCGGAGCAACTATGATCCACGATGCAGAAGGAACCTATAATCATGAGAGAAAAGCAGTCTTGATTACGGTTATCACACGAGCAGAGTTTAATGATTTTAAACACATCATGAAACAGGTTGATCCGACAGCCTTTGTCTCTGTATCCGAAAATGTCCACATCCTAGGACGATTCGTAGAAACAGACAATTAATACTCTTCGAAAATCTCTTCAAACCACGTCAGCGTCGCCTTGGATTATTTATGTGACTGACTTCGTCAGTCTTATCTACAACCTCAAAGCAGTGCTTTGAGCAACCTGCGGCTAGCTTCCTAGTTTGCTCTTTGATTTTCATTGAGTATCATGACTAAAAAAACCAGCTCTGGAGCTGGTTTTTATTTTTCGATGATTTTGTGGGCAATCAACTGACGGTAACAAATCTGTCTATTATTTTTCGCGTCATTGATAATCTGTAAAATCGTTTCAAATGATGTTCGTCCAAGTTCCAGACTATTGATGTCAACATAGGCTACTAGGTCGAGTCGAGGATTGACAGAGTCAAAACTCAAGACAGGAACATTTAATTGGTGTTTACTGATGTAGTCACAAACCCCTTCTGCAAGGAGACTATCGGTTGTGATGATAGCGTCAATCTGTGGATCGTGATTGAACAGGAGTTCGCTGAATTGATACCCTTTTTCTTCTAGAAATTCGGTCGCAAAGTAGGTTAAGTTGGTATCAATCGGAAGTTGGTGTTGTTTGAGTGCGGACTCATAGCCAGTTAGACGATCTTGGGTTACGAAGAGTCGCTTTGTACCCCCGATAAAGGCAATTCGTTTGCATCCTTTTTTGATGAAATACTCTGTCGCATCAAAGCCCGCCTGTACATTGTCATTATCAACAAGAGGGATAAAGGGTGAAGTTGATTTTCCGAGAATGAGGAAAGGGAATTGCTCATCGGCTACTAGCTTGACCAGAGGGTCTTCTTCCTCGGCGTAGAGGAAAATCAAACCGTCAACACGTTTACCATAAACCATCTGAGAAATCGCATTGAGACGTTCTTTCTCATCTTTCCCCGTTGCAATCTGAATAGCGTAGTGGTTTTCAGACGCGACTTGGGCGATCCCTCGTAGGACAGATGGAAAGAAAGGATTTTGGTAGAAGGCATCCGAGTCGTCAGGGAGCACCAAGCCGATAACTTGAGTATAGCTACTTACCAAGCTACGAGCATTGAGATTGGGATGGTAGTTGAGCTCTTTCATTGCCTTGCGAACTCGTTTTTTGGTTTCATCACTAATCGTTGATTTGTTTTGAATAACGCGGGTTACAGTTGAAGGTGAGACACCTGCAGCCTTGGCCACATCTTTAATCGTAACGGGCATAAAAATCTCCTATTTATGATAATCTGGATCGCGGTAATGTGTTTTATAAAAGATGGTGACCAGATAAAGAACAAAAAGAATGTTTTGTACAGTGATAAGGGTTGTCATATTTTGGCCAAAAAGTCCCAAAATAAGCGTAATCAAAGTTGGTAATCCTAAACAGTTCAAGATAAAATGGTAGCACTCTTTAAAGCTCCTAAATGAAAAGAGGCGTGATTTTTTGGTGATATAAAGGAGGAGACTAGCTCCAAGAGAGACAATGAAGAAATTCAATCCAAAGAGGAAGCTAGCACCAAGAACGAGAAAGAGACTGATATAGACCCGATTTTGTTGGTACCAATCTTTAGAAATGGCTTGGGTTAGATCTTCCTTACTCTGGAAACTCTCCGTTTGAATCGCGTGGTAGCGAATGCGAGTCAGTTCCTTACTTTCCTTGCTGATGACGAGTTCTTCCGTATCAAAATGAAGTTGCAAGTCCTTTGGCAATTCCTTGCTTTGGCTCGGGCCAATCAAAAGAGAAGGCTGCTGATTCTTCGTACCTGAGTAGTTCAGCTTTCCATCAACGATTTGTGCATTCTCTGACAAGTCCATGATGGCTTCATCTGTCAGTGGAGTGTAGACATTATCGATAAAGGTATCCAGTGGATACGTTTCCTGTGAGCTGTTTTGAATGGCGATCGGAACCATAGACAAACTGATGAGGAAAATGCTCGTAAAGAGAAGCTGAAACCAGTTGAGGCCGAAACGTTTTGATAGGGGTTTGCGAAATCCCCAGATACTAGAGAAATACGAGAATGGATATGGAAGCATAGGCATCTTTCTAAAAGTGTTTTCTATATGAGTATTATTATATAGAGAAATGTGCTTTATTTCAAGTCTAGGAGATAAATTGCTTGCTTCAAGAATAGTTTTATAGTCACAAGCTCTAATACTCAATGAAAATCAAAGAGCAAACTAGGAAGCTAGCCGCAGGTTGCTCAAAGCACTGCTTTGAGGTTGTAGATAAGACTGACGAAGTCAGTTACATATATCTACGGCAAGGCGAAGCTGACGTGGTTTGAATTTGATTTTCGAAGAGTATAAAATGAAAAAGGGTGGCGGGGATAAATTATCCCTTGTCGCCACCACTTGTAAGTCCTGAAACAAAGTTCTTTTGTAGGAAGAAGAAGAGAATACAGATTGGAAGGGCGATGAGGATAGCACCTGCTGAGAAGTAGGCAATCTTCAAGTTTTTCACATTGCTGACAAAGGTCTGTAGACCAACGGCAACTGTAAAGTATTCTTTCTCACGAAGCAAGAAACTAGAGAGGATATAGTCTCCGAAAGGTCCCATGAAGGCCCAGAGCGCTTGTACTGCAACCATTGGGCGAACGAGTGGGAGAACAATTTGCCAGAAGCGACGGAAGTGTCCTGCACCATCTAGTTTTGCTGATTCATCAAGAGACATCGGTACTGTGTCGAAGTAGCCTTTCATCAACCAAGCATTCATCGGGATACCACCACCGACATATAGGAAGATGAGGAACCAGCTTTGGTTAAGGGCATTCAACATAAGGGCCATAACGAAGAAGGCTGTCAAAGCGGCCATAGTTGGCACCATTTGGATAATCAAGAAGAAGACCAAACTTTGTTTACGAGCCAAGAAGTTGTAACGGCTGTAGGCATAACCAGCAAGTACGATGATACTTGTTTGAACAGCCATTGTAATCAAGGCGATAATCAAGGTATTGAGATACCAAGTGCCGTACAAGGTTTCAGTGAAGAGCCCTTGGAAGTTGGCAAAGCTAAAGTCGACGTTAGCATCTAGTTTAAAAGCTACGACGTTACCAGTCTTGAAGGCTGACATAATAGTAATCAAAAGTGGATAGATAATCACGATTGAAAGACCAATCAAGTAGAGGTAAGTGAGGGTTTGAGTCAGTCTACGTTTGAGTTTGATTGAGTTATTCATCTTAGACGTCCTCCATATCAAATGCGTGTAGTTTCTTGAATGCGATCATAGAGATAGAGATGACAATGATAGAGATGATCAAGGTAACAGCTGCCGCCATAGAGTATTGAGGAGATGTACCTGTTGTCAAGCGATAAATCCATGAGATCAAGATATCAGTTGAACCGGCTCCACCACCAACGCTACCAGGACCTCCGCCGTTGAAGAGGTACATGATAGAGAAGTTGTTAAAGTTGAAGGTGTATTGGCTGATCAATGTTGGAGCTGCAACAGCCAAAATCATAGGGAAAGTGATGTTGCGGAATTTTTGCCAAGCATTGGCACCATCGATGTAAGCCGCTTCGTAGAGGTCGTTAGGGATTGACTGCAAGATACCCAAAGTCAAAACGTAGATGTATGGGAATCCTAGCCAACCTTGCATCATAATCAAGGCAATCTTCGTCCAAGTTGGGTCTGTTTTCCAAGGGATAAGAGCACCATCAAGGAAAGGAAGAACCTTAGACAAAAGAGGCAAGACTTGCGTATTGATGGCACCAACACTATCGTTAAACATGTTTGAGAATGTCAAGATAGTGATGAAGGCTGGAACAGCCCAAGGAAGAAGGAAAATAACACCAAAGATACGTTTTCCTTTGATAAATGGTTGGTTAGCAATGATTGCTGTGAAGATACCAATCACAATCTGCAAAGTAGAAGCAGACAAGGCCCAGATGATGGTCCAAGAAAGAACCGCACCGAAGGCTGAACGGAAGGTACTTAAGCTCCAGATGTTTGTAAAGTTAGTCAAACCAACCCAGTCCAACAATTTGTTTGGTGGCAAGTGTTGGAAGTCATAGTTGGTAAAGGCAATCATCAAGGTTACGATAACTGGGAAGATAATCGCAAATGTCATAGCGACGTAAGATGGGATGATCAAGAGGTAAGGGAAACCATTCTCATAAATACCTTTGATCATATCTTTAAAAGTACGTGGGACAGGAATTCCATTGTTAATACGTTTTGCGATTGTATGTGCATCTTTAATATTTGAGAAATAAAAGAGCACATAAACGACTACAAAGATTAAATGGAAGGCACCACGAATCAGCATAAAGAGGGAATTATCACGACCTGGCTTGTCACCAAGAGTAATCAAATTGTGCAATTCAGGGGCTGCAAGTGCTAGGAAATAAAGAACAAATACGATAGTTACACCAAGGAAGATAAAACCTTTGGCCTTTTGTTTATTGTAAATCTGTCCTAACCCAGGAATCACTGAAAGCAAGGCTGCTTTGCTAGGTTGTTGGTTTTCCATGAATACTCCTTTCATAGGATACGAGATTGAAGTTTGTCTCCAATCACTAGATAGGCAACTGCAATCATTCGTAAATTTATAAAATCAAAGGGGGATTTGTATTCTCCCCCCCCTTGTAACGAATTCAATTATTCACCAAATTTTTGTTTGATTGTTTCTTTGATCAATGTTACAGCATCGTTAGCAGCTGTCTTAGCATCTTTTTTACCACTTACAGCGTCAAAGAGCATTGTTTTAGCTGGATCCCAAACAGCTGACATTTGAGAAATGTTTGGCATTGGTTGAGCGTTCTTGAACTGTTTGATAACAGCTGTTGTCAACTCATCGTTTTTACCTTCAGCGTATGAACGAGCTTCAGTGTTAGCTGGGATTTCGTTAGTTGCATCGTAGAATGCTTTTTGTTGTTCAGTTGAAACAAGGAAGTCTACAAATTTTTGTGCAGCTTCAAGGTTCTTAGTGCTTGATGGGATGATCCAAGCTTTACCACCACCGAATGGTGTGTATTCTTTACCATTTGGAAGAGTTGGAATAGTAGCAACACCGTAGTTTACTTTAGCATCTTTGAATGCTTGAGCTTTCCAAGGACCGTCGATGATAGCAGCTGTTTTACCTTCTTGGAATTGAGTTTGGATCAAGTTTGCAGCACCTTCAGTATCTTGCATCCCTTTAGGCCATTTTTCGTACCAAGATTTAGCGTAGTTGACACCAGTGATAGAACCGTCGTTTGCAAGACCGATGTCTTTAGCGTCTTTACCGTTTTGTCCGAATACGTAACCACCGTTACCAGCAAGAAGTCCGTATGCGTAGTAGAAGTTTGTCCAGTCAGCTAGGAATGCAGTAGTTTTGCCATCTTCACCAGCGAAAGCGTATTTGCTGTCTTTAGCAAGTTCTTCTAATTCAGCAAAAGTTTTTGGAGCTTCTTTTAGCAAGTCTTTGTTGTAGTACATAACAAGTGACTCAATAACGGCAGGAGCACCGTAAACTTTACCGTCAGCAGCTGTTACAAGAGATTTAGTCTTATCATCTGTTTTAGCGCCGTCGCTCAAAGTAACTTCTGAAAGTTGTCCGTCAGTACCAAGGCTACCTACGCGGTCGTATGGTGCCATCATAACGTCAGCAGCTTGACCTGATTGGTTGTCAAGAGAAAGTTTGTCAAGTCCACCAAGTTGGTCACCTGATTTGATGTTAACTTTTGTACCTGATTCTTTTTCATAAGCTGCAGCAACTTTTTCAGCGTAGGCTTTGTATTGGTCTTCAACGTAGAAAGTGATTTCTTTTGCTTCAGATGAGCTAGCATCAGCTGCTTTATCAGCAGTTTTGCTTCCGCAAGCTACCAAAAGTAAGCTAGCAAGAGTAGCAGTTCCGAGCACAGCAGCGCTCTTCATGAATTTAGATGACATAGTGTATTCCTCCTAAAGAATAACAGTATAATTTATTTAGAAAACGCAAACGTTTTCTTTTATGAGCCTAGTATAGCACAAATAGAAAACGGTTGCAAGCTTTTTTAAAAAGTTTTTTAAAAAAATTTTAAGGTTTCAAACATTTGTTAAAGCCTTTATATAGGAAAGAACTTAAAATGTTTGTTTTTCTTGAATGGAAAATATATTAGGGAAACGATTGCGTAAATTTTGCTCGATTTTTCAGAAAATAGAGCAGATATTGGGAATAAATTATCTTAAATCAGAAAATCTTTAAAATTTTTTTCGCTTATTTCATAAAATATCAGTGGGAACAAGTTTTGTTTGATTAAAATAATTCAAAAAAATTTTTTAAAAACGCTTGCATTTGTGTTCAAAATACGCTATACTTAACTTAACGCAAACGTTTGCGCCTTGATTGCGCAACGTTTTATAACAAACACATGAGGTGCTATTATGAAAAAACGTCAAAGTGGTGTGTTGATGCACATCTCTTCTCTACCAGGAGCATACGGGATTGGATCATTTGGCCAAACTGCCTATGATTTCGTCGATTTCTTGGTTCGTACGAAGCAACGTTACTGGCAAATTCTCCCTCTTGGGACAACAAGCTATGGAGATTCTCCATACCAATCATTCTCGGCCTTTGCTGGAAATACGCATTTTATCGACCTTGATATCTTGGTAGAGCAAGGCTTGCTCGAAGCTAGTGACCTTGAAGGTGTTGACTTTGGTAGCGATGCATCTGAAGTTGATTATGCGAAGATTTATTATGCACGTCGTCCGCTTTTAGAAAAAGCAGTTAAACGTTTCTTGGAAGAGGGTGATGTCAAAGATTTTGAGAAGTTTGCTAAAGACAACCAATCATGGCTTGAACTCTTCGCAGAATATATGGCGATTAAAGAGCATTTTGACAATCTTGCTTGGACAGAATGGCCAGATGCAGACGCTCGTGCTCGTAAAACTTCAGCGCTTGAAAGCTACCGTGAGAAATTGGCAGACAAGTTGGTTTACCACCGTGTGACTCAATACTTCTTCTTCCAACAATGGTTGAAATTGAAAGCTTACGCTAACGACAACCACATCGAAATCGTTGGGGACATGCCTATCTATGTAGCGGAAGATTCAAGCGACATGTGGGCAAATCCACATCTCTTCAAGACAGATGCCAATGGTAAAGCAACTTGCATCGCAGGATGCCCACCAGATGAGTTTTCTGCCACTGGTCAGCTTTGGGGGAACCCAATCTATGACTGGGAAGCAATGGACAAAGACGGTTACAAATGGTGGATTGAACGCTTGCGCGAAAGCTTCAAGATCTACGATATCGTTCGTATCGACCACTTCCGCGGTTTCGAATCTTACTGGGAAATTCCTGCTGGTTCCGATACAGCAGCACCTGGTAAATGGGTGAAAGGTCCAGGGTACAAACTCTTCGCAGCCGTTAAGGAAGAGCTTGGTGAGCTAAACATCATCGCAGAAGACCTTGGTTTCATGACAGATGAAGTCATTGAGTTGCGTGAACGCACTGGCTTCCCAGGAATGAAGATTCTTCAATTCGCCTTCAACCCAGAAGATGAAAGTATCGATAGCCCACACTTGGCACCTGCCAACTCTGTTATGTACACAGGAACACACGATAACAATACAGTCCTTGGTTGGTACCGTAATGAGATCGACGATCCAACTCGTGAATATATGGCTCGTTACACGAACCGTAAAGAGTACGAAACAGTGCCACACGCAATGCTTCGCACAGTATTTTCATCCGTTAGCTTCATGGCTATTGCAACCATGCAAGACTTGCTAGAACTAGATGAGTCAGCTCGTATGAACTTCCCATCTACTCTTGGTGGAAACTGGTCATGGCGTATGACAGCAGACCAACTCACACCAGCTGTTGAAGAAACTTTGCTTGACTTGACTACAATTTATCGCCGAATTAATGAAAATTTGGTAGAATTAAAGAAATAAGACAATATCAGGAGACACATAAACATGTTACCATTAAACGAATTTGTACAAAAACGTTACAATAAAACCATTGCAGAATGTAGCAATGAAGAGCTTTACCTTGCTCTTCTTAACTACAGCAAGCTTGCTAGCAGCCAAAAACCAGTGAACACTGGTAAGAAGAAAGTTTACTATATCTCAGCTGAGTTCTTGATTGGTAAACTCTTGTCAAACAACTTGATTAACCTTGGTCTTTATGACGAAGTTAAAAAAGAACTTGCTGATGCAGGCAAAGAGTTGATCGAAATCGAAGAAGTAGAATTGGAACCATCACTTGGTAACGGTGGTTTGGGACGTTTGGCAGCCTGCTTTATCGACTCAATCGCTACACTTGGTTTGAATGGTGACGGTGTTGGTTTGAACTACCACTTTGGTCTTTTCCAACAAGTTCTTAAAAACAACCAACAAGAAACTATTCCTAATGCTTGGTTGACTGACCAAAACTGGTTGGTTCGTTCAAGCCGTAGCTACCAAGTGCCATTTGCACACTTCACATTGACATCTACTCTTTATGATATCGATGTACCTGGTTACAAGACAGCTACTAAAAACCGCTTGCGTTTGTTTGACTTGGATTCAGTTGATTCTTCAATCATCCAAGATGGTATCAACTTTGACAAGACAGATATCGCTCGCAACTTGACTCTCTTCCTTTACCCAGACGATAGCGACAAGCAAGGTGAATTGCTCCGTATCTTCCAACAATACTTCATGGTTTCAAACGGTGCGCAATTGATCATTGACGAAGCGATCGAAAAAGGAAGCAACTTGCATGACCTTGCGGACTACGCAGTTGTACAAATCAATGATACTCACCCATCAATGGTGATTCCTGAATTGATCCGTCTTTTGACTGCGCGTGGTATCGAACTTGATGAAGCAATCTCTATCGTTCGTAGCATGACTGCCTACACTAACCACACAATCCTTGCTGAAGCCCTTGAAAAATGGCCTCTTGAATTCTTAGAAGAAGTGGTTCCTCACTTGGTACCAATCATCGAAGAATTGGACCGTCGTGTGAAGGCAGAATACAAAGACCCAGCTGTTCAAATCATCGATGAGAGCGGACGTGTTCACATGGCTCACATGGATATCCACTACGGATACAGTGTAAACGGGGTTGCAGCTCTTCACACTGAAATCTTGAAGAACTCAGAGTTGAAAGCTTTCTACGACATCTACCCAGAAAAATTCAACAACAAAACAAACGGTATCACATTCCGTCGTTGGCTCATGCATGCTAACCCAAGCTTGTCTCACTACTTGGATGAGATTCTTGGACATGGTTGGCATCATGAAGCAGATGAGCTTGAAAAACTCTTGTCATACGAAGACAAGGCTGCTGTCAAAGAAAAATTGGAAAGCATCAAGGCTCACAACAAACGTAAATTGGCTCGTCACTTGAAAGAGCACCAAGGTGTGGAAATCAATACAAACTCTATCTTTGATATCCAAATCAAACGTCTTCATGAGTACAAACGCCAACAAATGAACGCTTTGTATGTTATCCACAAATACCTTGATATCAAGGCTGGTAACATCCCTGCTCGTCCAATCACAGTCTTCTTTGGTGGTAAAGCAGCACCTGCCTACACAATCGCTCAAGACATCATTCACTTGATCCTCTGCTTGTCAGAAGTGATTGCTAACGATCCAGCTGTAGCTCCACACTTGCAAGTCGTAATGGTTGAAAACTACAACGTTACTGCAGCAAGCTTCTTGATCCCAGCATGTGACATCTCAGAACAAATCTCACTTGCTTCTAAAGAAGCTTCAGGTACTGGTAACATGAAATTCATGTTGAACGGAGCCTTGACTCTTGGTACTATGGACGGAGCTAACGTGGAAATCGCTGAATTGGTTGGCGACGAAAATATCTACATCTTTGGTGAAGATTCAGAAACCGTTATCGACCTTTACGCAAAAGCAGCTTACAAATCAAGCGAATTCTATGCTCGTGAAGCTATCAAACCATTGGTTGACTTCATCGTGAGCGATGCTGTTCTTGCAGTAGGTAAGAAAGAACGCTTGGAACGTCTTTACAACGAATTGATCAACAAAGACTGGTTCATGACTCTCCTTGACTTGGAAGACTACATCAAAGTCAAAGAGCAAATGCTTGCTGACTACGAAGACCGTGACGCATGGTTGGATAAAGTCATCGTTAACATTGCCAAAGCAGGATTCTTCTCATCTGACCGTACAATCGCTCAGTACAACGAAGATATCTGGCACTTGAACTAAGATTAAACAAAAACGCAGCTTTAATAGATGCGTTTTTTCATATTTAAACTAATTTACAGTGCTTTCCCAACCAAAATCTCTGCTTCGATGGTAATCTCAGTCAACTGACTCCAGTCAATATTGGTATGATCAACGTGAAAGAGTAAGGGTGTCATGGCAAGCAGGGCTTGGCGTTGCTCTGCTGTGATATGCTTTGTTAGGGAAGCTATTTGGCTAGATTGGATGCTGAAGTGTTCCTGGAAATGTTCTTTGATATCTTGATTAGAATAGTCCTTCTTTGTCAGCTGGTCCTGCACCATTTGACGGATTTCTTTGAGGTGATTTTCAGTTGGGATGACCTTGATTAAAATACCGTCTTTGGATAAAACGCGGCGAAATTCACCATAGTTGGCAGGGGAAAAGATATCAAGCAGGATATCCATGCTAGCGTCTTTTATAGGAAGGCGAGCTAGGTCACCGACAAACCAGTTGACCGCCCAGTTGGGTTCGCTCTTGGCAGCGATTTGAACGGAATCTTTTGAAATATCAAAGGCATAGAAGGTCTTGTCAGGATGACTTTCTTGGAGTTTACGAGAGTAGAAGCCTTCGCCACAACCGATATCCAAGATAGTTTTGGCAGTTTCTAGTCTTGCAAGCAGGTCTGAGATGGTTTCTAAGATAGTCTGATAAAAGCCAGCTTCTAGGATTTCTTGGCGGTTTTGAAAGTTTTCCTTGTCGTAGTTGGCAGATTGCTTGATTTGAGGAGCCAGATTGACATAGCCGAATTTTGCCAA
This genomic stretch from Streptococcus sp. 1643 harbors:
- a CDS encoding putative RNA methyltransferase, whose protein sequence is MNTNLKPKLQRFATASSFACPICQENLALVETSLKCSNRHSFDLAKFGYVNLAPQIKQSANYDKENFQNRQEILEAGFYQTILETISDLLARLETAKTILDIGCGEGFYSRKLQESHPDKTFYAFDISKDSVQIAAKSEPNWAVNWFVGDLARLPIKDASMDILLDIFSPANYGEFRRVLSKDGILIKVIPTENHLKEIRQMVQDQLTKKDYSNQDIKEHFQEHFSIQSSQIASLTKHITAEQRQALLAMTPLLFHVDHTNIDWSQLTEITIEAEILVGKAL